Proteins from a single region of Lasioglossum baleicum chromosome 1, iyLasBale1, whole genome shotgun sequence:
- the Nocte gene encoding no circadian temperature entrainment isoform X5: MSTLSGLASKGEKGKSKFQSLDINSLYRECRGESLEQQQQKNTLPRKHGMQSLGKVPSARRPPANLPSLKSEHSSSDPAVSLVPSGGSGWATTKDTTTTTTTITTTTTTTSPDTTASNSSPAQCVAGTPAPASLHPLLPGQQTISQSSYSSDANIKSSWSAIMSRSGDGGASAGQQHIQQQQSTNRELSAQYGPGPSLRPQTEGSWIQGGSRTASGAGLGTAGPGTGTTSGVQGPPLNTAVSGGGHVDVSGGRQNLVQSPNMAMAQGGPHNAPNSQSALNSGAQIGPNLHHYRGFIPPFMYRGNFPGGFPSQFPSNTGPSGPRPRFNYPAERFPAPPPRQQEREQRVPEEEIVTRPIIKEEDLTRMDDISRDAGWAEQDDIDYNKKLTFSDDETDSEPMKKDEKKDNTEEKTEETLAEDRDNKTRDNRDIHDNRESKESREQPVHRTWTHSSLPRDYRGSNGSSSYNNNQSQLHLAHTLRGVEDDEGWNEKRRVVRVEVASVTERAQQRKEEVEKMYEESSRQAAAKKQQDVEQKLKEKQSIEPKSLISVPPVPIPVPEWERERENRDRERSCAGSSEGKGGDDKPLARESRENRDAPKYSRDSRDQLMSDFRQVDRQSFMRQQDGVRSERERDRERERERERERERERERDRDRDRDRDRDRDRDRDRDRDRDRDQRDARDREHMPSFSRSFQCNLPPRFQKQQAERSNAGFNRISPSTERSSAQTVSFSGQYEPSRWLHSHSSLIDNSLKQSHGTVPPQRRSRTDPDISVSMEDERPPSRDYRGSFLREDRYRHSSHRPYDARKPSGGGSGGGGGYSDEYTRNYRDHDYEDRHSRDSWERERYYDDNKDRDSKDNLEARDVRENRDARDSRATRDIRETRERDTKLKKDYDNYLKDSFEERDRDRDRERDRDRDRDRDRVRERERELVERDRERDRDRDRDRERERDRERDRERDRERDRDRDRGERDRDQRERSESVEWREERIMQDRSIDNRRDTQRDDRVERNERPQRPDSRDSRTSRESKTSLREDDSHKLRDCSSWANEVADYEENKRDVYMHEDNRERERDRRQPLGPVTKERIEADELKGEKRNLTQLKRASSEHDKKDSAKESAIEAKKDADVWSWKLERTSDNNRTVDRGDNSPKAWADAVSPTFEKEEEKSLESIKNDKEADELKQNLEKLSLEKRGEGVLLNEDTMADQQAKEEKREKSIRNRTSSGGSNSRARESRGGRQWAGSYGTSYARGGGWRSSESRGRRGVHRTTGRPASARSGSYGHTDSENSGDEISCSTESGKEEKKSARSPKPNQKAEKEERNREVSSREEKRADYSQPQPQLQSQSQAQTQTQPQSQPQPQPQPQPQSQRSEKRTYESKSNHEGFAPSGEPSRHGRGGVRMRSATSTGNRMEGYGPPSSKSPFSCERTGDEKRLERQERQESSSSLRQNPALSTPISEKEPTGLACLQLESTDDKIIAKQQALTAGITGKRAKSPIQQPQQQHQQAQQPCNKQDINHTSNNAVPQKLHARKEESSRSKRTRSASRRGRDNRESRYRGSSSNVSKQNSSDIGNEDWESTSENSEEHVEEHKEVRNSRKQFGTRTNSGGSQNAVGSNVGHPRRNEQPPGGNQREQREKPAKSSNSTSRAPGAEKRNLQNLGFANQKNHASSIPPLMQSTQVQNGRSRSQTSGGGNATILSKSSAKDTTVNRIDEIKLSDPNLVNQALNDMNKKSQIKEKKITLDYEMEPSNCAEDGSSLTEKKSIDSDGFQEVRSKKNVKESRHGQKEETKPLKREKEKDRERDRSKSKANGGGSQTASSLQQVQNVPSLLSQTIPQPASMLQKQHDRRRGPKLAPRFQKQLAKQQQQQMCTSEPNDPSKPSNSSNAYSGKDSSSGGPAPPPSVNAWDKPFTSQLRSTSPSAVSADLPLMAGMSSQNDHSHGHGHGHGHGHVHVHGHGHEINEQTNSGNSSQRNSPNGEKPGSCSAGAGSGGSGSGGVGGTGSGGKTLKEQHSEKNSVPDVSSPPVQTLIFENTNYSKTTKSTPSDLAVKTKFPSHMKNQQQQQRVEKRADLDDESGGGSGGPSGMPQQQQQQQQSLPVAFSNKPNDLMKDKNQEPIQMPLSFNKNEDNADMKLDFTFDSDLSQLTEDKNKSLGMARSMHMATGQSTISPSTAELNLKIASVKKVWENVPPMPTVVEHEDGNVVSSANTFPQAFESADVDDSYSPHQQYNQNNMKSEITTSTNVCKLVPPQVKPQQQSSGSSSGQSGSTVPGPSPIGAGQSPIGHPPVSLQGPLSPPPFNSTGQPSHINYQEFPQYPASQAAQYGSMSAIPSPPAVLFNTGSGQLPAQAGGLYGTFQLDQSRSPFTQYPPYAPSLQNSFSQQNLYLQQPPPPPPHAPNAPTPEMYQSNLSQYRITAAAAPPFGQNQQLSNNPNTVLISSSSNSLMSASVKPSSQPIGAIGTKAPHFQAPSAPQPNPLTYIPYDPNQVLGVSGSYMGNSQLVQRPGPNVQASANSYYSATSADVFTGSQTGFYQPGGATQQTGTHYGMQGFGQHSQNLATGSATPVGLQNFSSGFLSSSGLQIAAAAAAQQFRNPTGGLPGPANAGPTFLSKHQPQEQPRQLKSPSGNQQDVLASVFSSTPQIPSPKSRNCKQQSSSQQPQPSPTQHHKYQQYQGVSQSALVLQQNVRGMGMPPRPGIQPSQQRYPPPIQRPVVPFTPGPNPNNPTQQQPNCMPSQQQQQQQPQTQINRHRPNMHQQQQQQQRNMKMQQQYYSTQGNVKMDTTEKTDSHNDKINDNGSGTQQGSTKANVNQQDNDNKEEVNQQNE; the protein is encoded by the exons ATGTCTACTCTGTCAGGGCTTGCGTCGAAGGGGGAGAAAGGAAAATCCAAGTTCCAATCATTAGACATCAATAGTTTATACAGAGAGTGTAGA GGTGAATCTTTGGAGCAACAGCAGCAAAAGAATACATTACCACGCAAACATGGAATGCAAAGTCTTGGAAAGGTGCCTTCGGCACGGCGACCTCCTGCCAATCTGCCCAGTTTGAAAAGTGAACATAGTAGTAGCGATCCAGCTGTGAGTCTCGTACCAAGCGGAGGAAGTGGTTGGGCTACTACCAaagatacaacaacaacaaccactACCATTACAACCACCACAACTACAACTTCACCGGATACAACTGCT TCAAATTCTTCACCGGCACAATGTGTAGCGGGGACTCCTGCACCAGCATCGCTACATCCTCTACTGCCAGGACAACAAACCATTTCTCAGTCTTCGTACAGTTCCGACGCGAACATCAAATCATCATGGAGCGCAATAATGAGCAGATCAGGAGATg GCGGTGCATCGGCAGGTCAGCAACATATCCAACAACAGCAGTCGACAAATCGGGAATTAAGTGCTCAATACGGACCCGGCCCAAGTTTACGCCCACAAA CGGAAGGAAGTTGGATACAAGGTGGAAGTCGTACGGCCAGTGGTGCAGGGTTGGGAACGGCTGGTCCCGGCACTGGGACCACTTCGGGGGTCCAGGGCCCCCCATTGAATACAGCTGTTTCTGGAGGAGGACATGTCGATGTGTCTGGCGGACGACAGAACTTGGTCCAATCTCCCAACATGGCCATGGCCCAGGGAGGCCCTCATAATGCTCCGAACAGTCAGAGCGCTTTAAACTCTGGCGCTCAAATTGGTCCAAATTTACATCACTACAGAGGATTTATTCCTCCGTTT ATGTATCGGGGAAACTTTCCTGGTGGATTTCCCTCGCAGTTTCCATCGAATACCGGCCCCAGTGGACCCAGACCACGATTTAATTACCCGGCGGAACGATTTCCTGCCCCACCTCCGCGTCAACAGGAACGCGAACAACGTGTTCCCGAGGAAGAGATCGTTACGCGACCAATTATCAAAGAGGAAGATCTTACCCGAATGGATGATATTTCCCGTGATGCCGGTTGGGCAGAACAAGACGACATCGATTATAACAAGAAACTTACTTTTAGCGATGACGAAACCGATTCCGAACCAATGAAGAAAGATGAGAAAAAGGATAATACGGAGGAGAAAACCGAAGAGACTTTAGCGGAAGACAGAGATAATAAAACTCGAGATAACCGTGATATTCACGACAATCGCGAGTCAAAGGAATCCCGAGAACAACCGGTTCATCGTACATGGACTCACAGTTCTTTGCCGCGTGATTATCGTGGGTCCAATGGGTCCAGTAGTTACAACAACAATCAATCACAATTACATTTGGCACACACTTTGAGAG GCGTAGAAGACGATGAAGGATGGAACGAGAAACGACGAGTGGTGAGAGTCGAGGTGGCATCGGTTACCGAACGTGCTCAGCAACGCAAAGAGGAAGTGGAGAAAATGTACGAAGAATCGAGTAGACAAGCGGCGGCCAAGAAACAACAAGACGTCGagcaaaaattgaaagaaaaacaGTCGATCGAACCGAAGAGTTTGATAAGTGTTCCACCGGTTCCGATCCCGGTACCAGAATGGGAACGCGAAAGGGAGAACAGAGATCGGGAACGGTCATGCGCTGGATCTTCTGAGGGGAAAGGTGGAGACGACAAGCCATTGGCCCGCGAATCTCGTGAGAACAGAGATGCTCCAAAGTATAGCAGAGACTCGCGAGACCAGCTGATGTCCGATTTCCGACAAGTCGATCGACAAAGTTTCATGAGGCAACAGGACGGTGTGCGCAGTGAACGGGAAAGAGATCGCGAACGTGAACGTGAACGCGAACGTGAACGCGAAAGAGAACGCGAACGGGACCGTGATCGCGACCGCGACCGTGATCGTGACCGCGATCGTGACCGCGATCGCGATCGTGACCGTGATCGCGATCAGAGAGACGCGAGAGATCGCGAACACATGCCGTCGTTCTCCCGTTCCTTTCAATGCAACTTACCGCCACGATTTCAAAAGCAACAAGCCGAGAGAAGCAACGCTGGATTCAATCGAATTTCACCGAGTACCGAGAGATCGTCTGCCCAGACTGTTTCATTCTCTGGACAATATGAGCCCAGCAGATGGCTTCACAGTCACAGTTCTTTAA TAGATAACAGCTTGAAGCAGTCCCACGGCACCGTTCCGCCCCAACGCCGAAGCAGAACGGATCCCGACATTTCGGTTTCGATGGAGGACGAGCGACCTCCGTCCCGAGATTACCGTGGATCTTTCCTTCGGGAGGATCGGTATCGTCATTCCTCGCATCGGCCTTACGATGCCCGAAAACCAAGCGGTGGCGGCAGCGGCGGCGGTGGTGGCTACAGCGATGAATACACCCGCAATTACAGAGATCACGATTACGAGGACAGACATTCTCGCGATTCCTGGGAACGCGAAAGATACTACGACGATAACAAAGATCGCGATTCAAAGGACAACCTGGAGGCGAGAGACGTCCGAGAGAATCGAGATGCTCGCGACAGTCGCGCTACCAGAGACATCAGGGAAACACGTGAACGAGATACCAAGCTGAAAAAGGATTACGACAATTACTTGAAG GATTCTTTCGAGGAGCGTGATCGCGATCGTGACCGCGAACGTGATCGTGACCGGGACCGGGACCGTGACCGCGTTCGTGAACGAGAGCGTGAACTCGTCGAACGCGATCGTGAACGTGATCGCGATCGTGACCGTGACCGCGAGCGTGAACGCGATCGTGAACGCGACCGTGAACGCGACCGCGAACGTGATCGCGATCGTGACAGGGGAGAACGGGATCGCGATCAGAGGGAAAGATCGgagagcgttgaatggcgggaGGAACGTATCATGCAAGACCGGTCGATTGACAATCGCCGCGACACACAGCGGGACGATCGTGTCGAACGGAACGAGCGGCCGCAGAGACCGGATTCTCGCGACAGTCGCACCTCCAGAGAGTCGAAGACGTCCCTGCGCGAAGACGATTCTCATAAATTGCGCGACTGCAGTTCCTGGGCAAACGAGGTTGCCGATTACGAGGAGAACAAGCGCGACGTTTATATGCACGAGGACAaccgagagagagaacgagatagAAGACAACCCCTCGGACCAGTAACCAAAGAGAGAATCGAGGCGGACGAACTGAAAGGCGAGAAACGTAATTTAACTCAATTGAAACGAGCGAGTTCCGAGCATGATAAGAAGGACTCTGCCAAAGAATCGGCCATCGAGGCGAAGAAGGACGCGGATGTTTGGAGCTGGAAATTAGAAAGGACAAGCGACAACAATCGAACGGTCGATAGAGGCGACAATTCTCCAAAGGCATGGGCAGATGCTGTTTCTCCGACATTCGAGAAGGAAGAGGAGAAAAGCTTGGAAAGTATCAAGAACGATAAGGAGGCCGACGAGCTCAAGCAGAATTTGGAGAAATTGAGCTTGGAGAAAAGAGGGGAAGGTGTATTATTGAACGAGGACACGATGGCGGATCAGCAGGCGAAGGAAGAGAAGCGGGAGAAGAGTATTCGGAATAGAACGAGCAGCGGTGGGTCGAATTCGAGAGCCCGCGAGTCCCGTGGAGGACGTCAATGGGCCGGCAGTTACGGCACGTCGTACGCCAGAGGTGGTGGTTGGCGTAGCTCGGAGTCGAGAGGACGACGAGGTGTGCACAGAACCACCGGCAGGCCAGCTTCGGCTAGAAGCGGCTCCTACGGACACACCGATTCCGAAAACAGCGGCGACGAGATATCCTGCTCGACCGAGTCGGGCAAAGAGGAAAAGAAGTCTGCGAGATCGCCGAAGCCTAATCAAAAAGCGGAAAAGGAGGAGCGGAATCGAGAGGTGTCGAGTCGAGAGGAGAAACGAGCCGATTACTCGCAACCGCAGCCACAGCTACAATCACAGTCTCAAGCTCAAACTCAAACTCAACCGCAGTCTCAACCGCAGCCTCAACCTCAGCCTCAACCGCAGTCGCAACGTAGCGAGAAACGAACCTATGAGAGTAAATCGAACCACGAGGGATTCGCTCCATCTGGGGAACCGTCTCGTCACGGTCGGGGTGGTGTGCGAATGCGAAGCGCTACGAGCACCGGGAATCGCATGGAAGGTTACGGACCGCCCTCCAGTAAGAGTCCTTTTTCCTGCGAACGAACTGGCGACGAGAAGCGGCTAGAACGGCAAGAACGGCAGGAGTCGTCGAGTTCGCTGCGCCAAAATCCAGCTTTGTCGACGCCGATATCCGAAAAAGAGCCGACAGGCCTCGCCTGCTTGCAACTAGAGTCTACCGACGACAAAATCATCGCGAAGCAGCAAGCGCTCACAGCAGGGATCACCGGGAAACGTGCCAAGTCTCCGATTCAACAACCCCAGCAGCAGCATCAACAGGCTCAACAACCCTGTAACAAACAGGATATCAATCACACGAGCAACAATGCCGTTCCGCAGAAGCTGCACGCTCGCAAAGAAGAATCATCACGTTCGAAAAGAACTCGCAGTGCGAGCAGAAGG GGTAGGGATAATCGGGAGTCGCGATATCGCGGCAGCAGCAGCAACGTGTCGAAGCAAAACTCGTCGGACATTGGAAACGAAGACTGGGAGTCGACGTCGGAGAACAGTGAGGAACATGTGGAGGAGCACAAAGAGGTGCGAAACAGCCGCAAACAATTCGGTACACGTACGAATTCCGGCGGCAGCCAGAACGCCGTAGGATCGAACGTGGGACACCCTCGTAGAAACGAGCAGCCACCGGGAGGCAATCAGCGGGAACAGCGAGAAAAGCCCGCAAAGTCTTCCAATTCAACGTCCCGCGCGCCGGGCGCGGAAAAGCGTAACCTGCAGAATTTGGGTTTCGCCAATCAGAAGAATCATGCCAGCAGTATTCCGCCGCTGATGCAGTCCACGCAAGTTCAGAACGGCAGATCGAGAAGTCAGACTTCCGGTGGCGGTAACGCGACGATTTTGAGCAAATCGAGCGCGAAGGACACAACGGTGAACCGCATAGACGAGATCAAGCTGAGCGATCCGAACTTGGTGAACCAAGCTCTGAACGACATGAACAAGAAGTCTCAGATCAAAGAGAAAAAGATAACGCTCGATTACGAAATGGAGCCGAGCAACTGCGCCGAGGATGGCTCGAGCTTAACGGAGAAAAAGTCCATCGATTCTGACGGTTTCCAGGAGGTTCGTTCCAAGAAGAATGTCAAAGAGTCTCGACACGGGCAAAAGGAGGAGACGAAACCGCTGAAACGCGAGAAAGAGAAGGACAGAGAGCGCGATCGTTCGAAGTCGAAGGCGAACGGAGGTGGTTCGCAGACCGCTTCGTCGTTGCAACAAGTGCAGAATGTGCCGTCTCTGTTGAGTCAAACCATTCCACAACCAGCGAGCATGCTGCAAAAGCAGCACGACAGAAGGCGAGGACCGAAGCTCGCGCCCAGATTCCAAAAGCAATTGGCaaagcagcaacaacagcagatGTGCACGTCGGAGCCGAACGATCCTAGTAAACCTAGCAACTCGAGTAACGCCTACAGCGGCAAGGATTCGTCGTCGGGGGGACCGGCGCCGCCGCCCTCTGTCAACGCTTGGGACAAACCGTTCACCAGTCAGCTGCGCTCGACCTCGCCGTCCGCTGTTTCCGCCGATCTTCCATTGATGGCCGGCATGTCGTCGCAGAACGATCACAGTCACGGTCACGGTCACGGTCATGGCCACGGTCACGTACACGTACACGGCCATGGGCACGAAATTAACGAGCAGACGAACTCTGGCAACAGTAGCCAACGAAACTCTCCAAACGGTGAGAAACCCGGCAGCTGCAGTGCCGGAGCTGGCAGCGGTGGCAGTGGAAGCGGAGGTGTCGGAGGAACTGGCAGCGGTGGCAAGACTTTGAAGGAGCAACACTCGGAGAAAAACTCTGTCCCCGATGTTTCTTCGCCGCCCGTCCAGACATTAATCTTCGAGAACACCAATTACTCGAAGACTACGAAGTCCACTCCTTCCGATCTCGCTGTCAAGACCAAGTTTCCCAGTCACATGAAGAaccaacaacaacagcaacgcGTCGAAAAACGCGCGGATTTGGACGATGAGAGCGGTGGCGGCAGCGGGGGACCCTCCGGAATgccacaacaacaacagcaacaacaacagagCCTTCCGGTTGCATTTTCGAATAAGCCGAACGATCTGATGAAAGACAAGAACCAGGAGCCGATTCAAATGCCGTTGTCCTTCAACAAAAACGAGGACAACGCCGACATGAAGTTGGACTTCACGTTCGATTCAGACCTCTCACAGTTAACGGAAGACAAGAACAAGAGCTTGGGAATGGCGCGATCCATGCACATGGCCACCGGCCAGAGCACCATCTCGCCCTCCACCGCCGAGCTCAACTTGAAAATCGCTTCGGTGAAGAAAGTTTGGGAAAACGTGCCGCCGATGCCAACGGTGGTCGAGCACGAGGATGGAAACGTAGTCAGTAGCGCTAACACGTTCCCTCAGGCGTTCGAAAGTGCGGACGTCGACGATAGCTACAGTCCGCACCAACAGtacaatcaaaataacatgaaaAGTGAAATAACCACTTCCACGAACGTGTGCAAG CTGGTTCCCCCGCAGGTGAAGCCGCAGCAACAGTCTTCGGGAAGCAGCAGCGGTCAATCGGGTTCAACGGTTCCCGGACCAAGCCCCATCGGAGCGGGTCAGAGTCCAATTGGTCATCCTCCGGTCAGTCTTCAAGGACCATTGAGCCCTCCTCCGTTCAATTCCACGGGACAACCGTCTCACATCAACTATCAG GAATTTCCTCAATACCCGGCCTCTCAAGCCGCTCAATACGGTAGCATGTCTGCGATACCCTCCCCACCAGCCGTGTTGTTTAACACAGGTTCCGGCCAGCTTCCGGCTCAAGCGGGAGGTCTTTACGGGACGTTTCAATTAGATCAAAGCCGATCTCCTTTTACTCAATACCCGCCGTACGCGCCGTCCCTGCAAAATTCGTTTAGCCAGCAGAACCTCTATTTGCAACAACCACCGCCACCGCCTCCGCACGCGCCAAACGCGCCTACCCCGGAGATGTATCAGAGCAACCTCTCTCAGTATCGCATT ACCGCAGCTGCCGCACCACCGTTTGGACAAAACCAACAGCTCAGCAACAATCCGAATACGGTTCTAATTAGTTCCTCCTCGAATTCTCTGATGTCGGCGAGCGTGAAGCCGTCCTCGCAACCAATCGGCGCCATTGGAACAAAGGCGCCGCATTTTCAAGCACCGTCTGCGCCGCAACCGAATCCA TTGACGTACATACCCTACGATCCGAACCAAGTACTGGGGGTGAGCGGCAGTTACATGGGCAATtcccaattggtacaaagaccCGGTCCAAACGTGCAAGCTTCAGCCAATAGTTACTACAGCGCCACTTCGGCTG ATGTGTTCACCGGTTCGCAAACAGGTTTTTATCAACCGGGTGGCGCCACTCAACAAACCGGCACTCATTACGGAATGCAAGGATTCGGTCAGCACAGCCAGAATTTGGCAACCGGTAGCGCCACACCCGTTGGATTACAAAATTTCAGCTCTGGCTTTTTATCTAGTTCCGGTTTACAGATTGCCGCGGCCGCGGCGGCTCAGCAGTTTCGTAATCCTACCGGTGGACTTCCAGGACCAGCGAACGCTGGTCCCACGTTTCTCAGCAAACATCAGCCACAGGAGCAACCTAGACAATTGAAGAGCCCGTCAGGAAATCAACAAGATGTTCTTGCATCGGTTTTCAGTTCCA CACCACAAATACCATCTCCCAAATCAAGAAACTGTAAACAACAATCTTCGTCCCAACAGCCCCAACCAAGTCCCACACAGCATCACAAATATCAGCAGTATCAAGGCGTTAGTCAATCTGCTTTG GTTTTGCAGCAAAATGTACGCGGCATGGGAATGCCACCGCGTCCCGGTATACAACCGTCGCAACAACGATACCCACCACCGATTCAGAGACCGGTTGTTCCATTCACGCCGGGCCCAAATCCAAACAATCCTACTCAACAGCAACCGAATTGCATGCCGtcgcagcaacaacagcaacaacaaccgcAAACGCAAATCAATCGTCACAGACCCAATATGcatcaacagcaacaacagcaacaacgtAACATGAAAATGCAACAGCAATATTACTCTACTCAAG GAAACGTGAAAATGGATACAACCGAAAAAACGGATTCTCACAATGACAAGATTAACGACAACGGCTCCGGTACGCAACAAGGAAGCACCAAGGCAAACGTCAATCAACAGGACAATGACAATAAAGAAGAAGTGAACCAACAAAATGAGTGA